One part of the Aurantibacillus circumpalustris genome encodes these proteins:
- a CDS encoding T9SS type A sorting domain-containing protein, producing the protein MKKNYLLAGFFVCFFFALKLSAQLNGAYTINNTLPSSASNFTSFTAFSASLNASGVSGPVTVNVMANTVFNEQINFNQAVGVSSTNTITINGNGSTITYNATVATLLHTVLLSGADYMTFNNLNFIGTGPTYALTVHLWSSADNNTFNNCTFDSPIVGTVTTLCPFSVSGTSVSPAAAGLCGNNNTVKTSTITGGYYGTAFYGNTATPFNTGNSILNSTIKDFYQSGCYNVYCQSSTFKGNIIERQNRLAVTTTYGIFCTTGSINTLIDGNFIRKLFNNIPVTTVLCYPIYVLGAATLNNENVVRNNVISDINSNGGSGNLFGIYINGGAYCNVYHNTISLDDNSATSGTTYGIDCISPNCKIKNNIITISRGGSGLKYGLYTTAAGTVGLQSDYNVINMTSITGTGNLPFFFVSGYTLANWQLTYPAYDQGSKVADPMYNNPGALDYVPTSTVINNMCPFIGVITDFTGFVRSNVTPDPGAYEIYTTPCAGSAGPNSVITPTYVVCPNTTLNIGLANTFTNTGYTLQWLSSTNSAFGPFTAITGATLPSFNTGLLSTTIYYSVLITCVNSSGTVTATSGTVLVSPQTINNVPYYEGFEGINFLNELPNCSWYTPPGGGVETYFSNGSGNRYPKTGTKFGSFASTSAGPDYVYSNGINLLPGVTYSAALWYINESIGYYPWKDISILVGTSQTTTGLSSIISTTASTFGYSLLSNTFTVSTAGIYYIAVSAKADAGSSPYLSWDDLSVTIPCQLNSPQLFVNSLGSPICNNKSLVFTASGADAYEWTSNLTGTTVISTSPVTIVSPTNNTTYYVTGTNTLSGCTSSLTQVITVLQAPVLAVSATSLSVCKGQSSTISVQGANSYNWAHGAVGAPVTVTPSTTTTYTVIGVAANGCSEAQTIVINVNAIPTVSAVASSYQLCKGDDVTLTGSGASSYRWSSNASLVQFGNPLVMTVQSSGGYTMTGTAANGCSGNASFVIDVDECTGINELVNNQNDVKVYPNPTTGIFNITANGAEIKSVDVFDLTGRIVFSDSMKNNTANINVSQLPNGVYSIKVKTGETVKYLKIIKSQ; encoded by the coding sequence ATGAAAAAAAACTATCTATTAGCAGGTTTCTTTGTCTGCTTTTTTTTCGCTTTAAAGCTGTCGGCGCAATTGAATGGCGCTTACACGATCAACAACACGCTTCCTTCAAGTGCAAGTAATTTTACGTCGTTTACTGCGTTTTCTGCCTCGCTCAATGCCAGCGGTGTATCGGGTCCTGTTACAGTGAATGTGATGGCCAACACCGTGTTTAACGAACAGATTAATTTTAACCAGGCAGTTGGTGTTTCTTCAACCAATACCATCACAATCAATGGTAATGGATCAACGATTACTTACAATGCTACTGTTGCTACTTTGTTGCACACTGTTTTGCTGAGTGGAGCTGATTATATGACGTTTAATAATTTAAATTTTATTGGAACGGGACCAACATACGCGCTCACTGTGCATCTTTGGAGTTCAGCTGATAACAATACTTTTAATAACTGTACTTTTGATTCCCCGATAGTGGGAACAGTTACTACTTTGTGTCCGTTTTCAGTGAGCGGAACCAGTGTGTCTCCTGCAGCTGCCGGTTTATGTGGAAATAATAATACAGTAAAAACGTCTACCATAACCGGCGGATATTACGGCACTGCATTTTATGGTAATACTGCTACGCCGTTTAATACAGGCAACAGCATATTAAATTCAACTATTAAAGATTTTTACCAGTCTGGATGTTACAATGTCTATTGCCAGAGCAGTACCTTTAAAGGCAATATTATTGAGCGTCAAAACAGACTTGCGGTGACTACAACTTACGGTATATTCTGTACTACAGGAAGTATCAACACACTGATTGATGGTAATTTCATCCGAAAACTGTTTAATAACATTCCAGTGACTACAGTTCTGTGTTACCCTATTTATGTGCTTGGAGCTGCCACACTTAATAATGAGAATGTAGTAAGGAATAATGTTATTTCCGACATTAACTCGAATGGTGGTAGTGGTAATTTATTTGGTATTTATATAAATGGAGGAGCATACTGTAACGTTTATCATAACACAATTTCACTTGATGATAACTCAGCTACTTCTGGAACTACTTATGGTATTGATTGCATAAGTCCGAATTGTAAAATAAAAAATAATATCATTACTATTAGTAGAGGTGGATCAGGCCTCAAATATGGTTTGTATACAACTGCAGCTGGTACGGTCGGTCTTCAATCGGATTATAACGTGATAAATATGACTTCTATAACAGGTACCGGCAATTTGCCGTTTTTTTTCGTCTCTGGTTATACTTTGGCTAACTGGCAGCTCACCTATCCTGCTTACGACCAGGGCAGCAAGGTGGCGGATCCAATGTACAACAATCCAGGAGCACTGGATTATGTGCCGACTTCAACAGTTATCAATAACATGTGCCCTTTTATAGGTGTAATTACAGATTTTACTGGTTTTGTTAGAAGTAACGTCACTCCAGATCCGGGTGCCTATGAAATTTACACTACGCCATGTGCCGGCTCTGCTGGACCCAACTCTGTTATTACCCCAACTTATGTTGTTTGTCCCAATACTACATTAAATATAGGTCTTGCCAATACATTTACCAATACTGGTTACACTTTACAATGGCTGTCGTCTACCAACAGTGCCTTCGGACCTTTTACTGCTATTACTGGCGCAACACTGCCGTCTTTTAACACGGGACTTTTGTCTACTACGATCTACTATAGTGTTTTGATAACCTGTGTGAATAGTAGTGGCACCGTTACAGCGACATCTGGTACTGTACTCGTTTCCCCGCAGACTATTAATAACGTTCCCTATTACGAAGGATTTGAAGGAATCAATTTTCTCAACGAGCTTCCAAACTGTTCATGGTATACACCACCTGGAGGTGGCGTCGAAACCTATTTCTCGAACGGATCAGGCAACCGTTACCCGAAAACAGGTACTAAATTCGGTTCTTTTGCAAGTACATCTGCAGGCCCGGATTATGTTTATTCCAATGGTATTAATCTGCTGCCTGGTGTAACTTATTCCGCCGCTCTTTGGTATATCAATGAATCCATCGGTTATTATCCCTGGAAAGATATTTCGATTTTAGTGGGTACTTCGCAGACAACTACCGGTTTAAGCAGTATTATTTCAACAACCGCCTCTACCTTTGGATATAGTCTTTTATCCAATACCTTCACTGTTAGCACTGCAGGTATATATTACATTGCTGTAAGCGCTAAAGCAGATGCAGGAAGCTCTCCTTATCTTTCGTGGGACGATCTTTCTGTAACAATTCCCTGCCAGTTGAACTCACCGCAATTGTTCGTTAATAGTCTTGGTTCTCCTATTTGTAACAACAAATCACTTGTTTTTACCGCGAGTGGCGCCGATGCATATGAGTGGACAAGTAACCTGACTGGCACAACAGTGATCTCTACAAGCCCTGTTACAATTGTGAGTCCAACCAACAACACAACGTACTACGTTACTGGCACCAACACATTAAGTGGTTGTACAAGTTCTTTGACTCAGGTTATTACGGTATTACAGGCTCCTGTTTTAGCTGTATCTGCAACTAGTTTATCCGTTTGCAAAGGACAGTCTAGCACTATCTCTGTTCAGGGTGCTAATTCCTATAACTGGGCCCATGGAGCCGTTGGTGCTCCTGTTACGGTAACGCCTAGCACTACTACCACCTACACTGTGATCGGTGTCGCTGCCAACGGATGTTCAGAAGCTCAAACCATTGTCATCAACGTGAATGCTATTCCGACCGTTTCTGCAGTAGCATCGTCGTACCAGCTTTGTAAAGGTGATGATGTGACGCTTACAGGATCAGGAGCCAGCAGCTACCGATGGTCGTCCAATGCTTCTTTGGTGCAGTTTGGTAATCCACTGGTAATGACTGTGCAAAGCTCAGGTGGCTACACCATGACGGGAACCGCAGCTAACGGCTGTTCAGGAAATGCTAGTTTTGTTATTGATGTTGATGAATGTACCGGGATCAATGAACTGGTTAACAATCAAAACGATGTTAAAGTTTATCCAAACCCTACAACAGGAATTTTTAATATTACAGCAAACGGCGCGGAAATTAAATCTGTTGATGTTTTTGATTTAACTGGTAGAATTGTCTTTTCAGATTCAATGAAAAATAATACTGCAAATATAAATGTTAGCCAGTTACCAAACGGCGTTTATTCTATAAAAGTTAAAACAGGGGAAACAGTAAAATACCTTAAAATTATTAAATCTCAATAA
- a CDS encoding T9SS type A sorting domain-containing protein, whose translation MKKFTYAAKLLFISLFFSGIQSVEAQCTASFTYTLGPNGMVIFTGSASPTNSTTSYFWYFLGSSNVVGPNSTSASATYSANGTYSVTFGISTTAPTCSINTTQTISVNNITTTPCSANYTYVTGSNGSVNFISTSTGTVAGTIYNWNFGDGSTGTGITPAHTYTSNGNKYVCLTITNSVSPFCTNTKCDSVLITNVPTSTTLCNANFSYQTGANGSVNFVSTSTGTTGSSYYGWNFGSSGSGAGIAPTYTFSSNGTYPVCLTMVSNTAAPNSCSNTMCYSVVISNVTASTSPCNANFNYTIGSNGSVNFASTSTGTTAGTIYSWNFVGLSLGSGLTPTYVYTSNGTKTVCLTISNATNNCTSSFCNTFVISNVTSSTTPCNANFTSVLGANGSANFASTSTGTLAGTIYYWNFGDGSTGTGLTPAHTYTANGPKVICLTITNSVTAFCTSTKCDSVLITNVSGSVTPCAPTVVYTLTKDTTTALTWYSYPSYPSNITNATWYWGDGTYTTSLYPTHTYSAAGTYSTCVTVSVSCGTVTATYCYVAGIFRSSETNDMITVNIRQSFATGIKNQTLVSDLINIYPNPNNGEFVLEVNSNGKGLKENTILIYNIMGEKVFEKHILANSKQIIDVSSLSNGTYLINVSSEAGIVHKKIVIQK comes from the coding sequence ATGAAAAAATTTACGTATGCAGCAAAATTACTCTTCATCTCGTTGTTCTTTTCTGGGATACAGAGTGTAGAGGCACAATGTACTGCTAGCTTTACCTACACATTAGGCCCCAACGGTATGGTTATCTTTACTGGCTCAGCCTCACCAACTAATTCAACAACGTCTTATTTCTGGTATTTCTTAGGCAGCTCAAATGTTGTTGGTCCGAATTCGACTAGCGCTTCGGCAACTTATAGCGCAAATGGCACTTACTCGGTAACATTTGGCATTTCTACTACCGCACCAACCTGCTCAATAAATACAACTCAAACGATTTCAGTAAACAATATTACTACAACACCTTGTAGCGCAAATTACACTTATGTAACTGGGTCAAATGGGTCAGTAAATTTTATAAGCACTTCAACCGGTACAGTTGCTGGAACCATTTATAATTGGAATTTCGGAGATGGATCAACTGGAACTGGCATAACACCAGCACACACTTATACGTCTAATGGGAATAAGTACGTTTGTCTTACTATCACAAATTCTGTAAGTCCATTTTGTACAAACACAAAATGTGACTCAGTATTAATTACCAATGTCCCGACAAGCACAACACTTTGTAATGCTAATTTTAGTTATCAAACTGGCGCCAACGGATCAGTAAATTTTGTAAGCACCTCTACAGGTACAACTGGTAGCAGTTATTATGGATGGAATTTTGGAAGCTCTGGCTCTGGAGCTGGTATTGCTCCAACGTACACGTTTAGTTCGAATGGAACTTACCCGGTATGTCTGACCATGGTGTCTAACACAGCTGCACCAAATAGCTGTTCCAACACCATGTGTTACTCGGTGGTAATTTCTAATGTCACCGCAAGCACCTCACCTTGCAACGCTAACTTTAATTATACCATTGGATCTAATGGTTCAGTGAATTTTGCCAGCACTTCTACTGGTACAACGGCTGGTACAATTTATTCATGGAATTTTGTTGGTTTATCCCTTGGTTCAGGCTTAACACCAACATATGTTTATACCTCAAACGGAACTAAAACGGTTTGTCTCACAATTTCAAATGCCACAAACAATTGTACAAGCTCATTCTGTAATACGTTTGTAATCTCTAACGTTACATCGAGCACTACACCATGCAACGCTAACTTCACTTCTGTGTTAGGAGCTAACGGTTCCGCGAATTTTGCAAGCACTTCTACAGGTACACTTGCTGGAACTATTTATTATTGGAATTTTGGAGATGGTTCTACTGGAACTGGTTTAACACCAGCGCATACTTATACAGCTAATGGCCCTAAAGTTATTTGTCTTACAATCACAAATTCTGTGACTGCATTTTGTACAAGTACTAAGTGTGATTCAGTTCTCATTACTAATGTAAGCGGCTCCGTTACACCATGTGCACCAACTGTGGTTTACACGCTTACCAAAGACACTACAACAGCTTTAACCTGGTATTCTTATCCATCCTACCCGTCCAATATTACTAATGCTACCTGGTACTGGGGAGATGGTACATATACAACATCTTTATACCCAACCCACACCTATTCAGCTGCAGGAACTTATTCTACTTGCGTAACAGTAAGTGTTTCGTGTGGTACTGTTACTGCTACCTACTGTTATGTAGCTGGTATTTTCCGTTCAAGTGAGACAAATGATATGATTACTGTTAACATCAGACAATCTTTTGCTACTGGCATTAAAAACCAAACACTAGTGAGTGATTTGATAAATATCTATCCAAATCCTAATAACGGTGAATTTGTTCTTGAAGTTAATTCAAATGGAAAAGGATTAAAAGAAAACACTATACTCATTTATAACATTATGGGAGAAAAAGTGTTTGAGAAACATATTCTTGCAAACTCTAAACAAATTATAGACGTGAGTTCCTTGTCAAATGGAACATACCTTATAAATGTAAGTTCAGAGGCAGGAATTGTTCACAAGAAAATTGTAATACAAAAATAA
- a CDS encoding NADPH-dependent FMN reductase: protein MKISIISASVRTGRNSHRVALFFKRFIEEQKLASVEILDLNVYQFPIFEERLKFQKNADAKTIEFAEKIKSSDGVIIVTPEYNGGYPASLKNVIDLLTDEWKRKPVAISTVSAGGFAGMNVITSLQYSLWKIQAWAVPAMFPVPKVSESYDEQGNPTDKVGTEKRAHTFLNELIWCATAKKKMEE, encoded by the coding sequence ATGAAAATCTCAATTATATCAGCCAGTGTAAGAACAGGAAGAAACAGTCACAGAGTTGCACTTTTTTTTAAAAGATTTATAGAAGAACAAAAACTAGCTTCTGTTGAAATATTAGATTTAAATGTCTACCAATTTCCAATTTTTGAAGAGCGTTTAAAATTCCAGAAAAATGCTGATGCTAAAACAATTGAATTTGCTGAGAAAATAAAAAGTTCTGATGGTGTTATTATTGTAACCCCCGAATACAACGGTGGTTACCCAGCGAGTTTAAAAAATGTGATTGATCTTTTAACGGATGAATGGAAACGCAAACCGGTTGCTATTTCTACCGTGTCAGCAGGTGGTTTTGCAGGAATGAACGTGATCACATCCCTGCAATATTCTTTATGGAAAATTCAAGCATGGGCGGTGCCCGCTATGTTTCCTGTTCCTAAAGTAAGTGAGAGCTATGATGAGCAAGGTAATCCTACCGACAAAGTAGGCACTGAAAAAAGAGCACATACTTTTTTAAACGAATTAATTTGGTGTGCAACTGCAAAAAAGAAAATGGAAGAGTAA
- a CDS encoding RNA polymerase sigma factor has translation MNNIDQKLISDCINRKSEAEYTLYKITYSYLMSICIRYTRNENRAKEVLNLGFHKILKNLNKFRQNEVPFKSWIRRVMINTLINEFKKEKIHYNNVQYVEKYFETSEYSSINEAVTRLNIEQIYALIAKLPLVNQQIFNLYYIDGYKHREIAELLNINENTSKWYLTVAKDKLKEMINKLELIAKN, from the coding sequence TTGAACAATATTGACCAAAAACTCATTAGTGATTGTATTAATCGCAAAAGTGAGGCTGAGTATACGTTATATAAAATAACGTATAGTTACCTTATGAGTATTTGTATACGCTACACCAGAAACGAAAATAGAGCCAAAGAGGTATTGAACTTAGGTTTTCATAAGATCTTAAAGAATTTAAACAAGTTCAGACAAAATGAAGTGCCTTTCAAATCATGGATTAGGAGGGTAATGATTAACACTTTGATTAACGAGTTTAAAAAAGAGAAAATACATTATAACAATGTACAATATGTAGAAAAATACTTTGAAACAAGTGAATACTCATCAATTAATGAAGCGGTAACTCGATTAAACATAGAACAGATTTATGCATTAATTGCAAAATTACCTCTTGTTAATCAGCAGATTTTTAACCTGTATTATATTGATGGATATAAACACAGGGAAATTGCGGAGCTTTTGAATATCAATGAAAATACTTCAAAATGGTACCTCACTGTGGCAAAAGACAAACTAAAAGAAATGATTAATAAGCTTGAATTAATTGCTAAAAATTAG
- a CDS encoding T9SS type A sorting domain-containing protein, translating into MQSKIYKLVSSAKQGLLAFVLTVFLSTVYSQTYTLSYTGGTQTLMIPTTGNYRIECWGADGGDVTAGPGGGGKGGYSTGEFNVTTPGIVLNILVGGKGGSASGTGSPAGAGGWNGGGGGGTIGRSGGGGGGGTDVRLGGLSASNRIIVAGGGGGAAYYSLLAAGGNGGGVIAQNGDVISSGNVVTTGGGGAGANGGSPGLSSTGYIPTNGTATGGGGGGNSPGVGVGQPGVGGGAGGAGGAGGSGSTGSSAGGGGGFAGGAGGTQTGNMGSAGGGGSGFIGGVSNGTTVALGQTGFVPNPDLIGNGKVIITRLCNISIFPSQNPMCIGNTITLTSDALSGITWFSGSNAPSINVNPTVTTTYSMVGTSTVIISTGTINCIAKSFITVTVNPLPVLSIVAFPTVACSGGTSSLTGLGASSPTSYSWSNGMNGVQTATVIPTGNTTYTLTGVNNFGCTNTQTIELVVNTNILTVNQSTTAICSGQSANITANGAVTYTWSNGLMFQTIPVTPTITTIYTVIATDLNNCSISNSLTLTVFNNPTVSITSDKTDLCKGESITLTGAGATSYSWSTNVQTPSVVYTLPSDITYYYSVIGTGANGCSSMASFSIAASKCAGINETANFNSVVGIYPNPGNGQFNISTSQVTDYLNLKVYNALGMLVKSQQILSTESKLDLVNETNGIYFVNICDQNNVIKMIKIVKQ; encoded by the coding sequence ATGCAAAGCAAAATTTATAAATTAGTATCAAGTGCAAAGCAAGGTTTACTTGCATTTGTATTGACCGTATTTTTGAGTACGGTATATTCACAAACATATACTCTCAGTTACACAGGGGGTACGCAAACCCTTATGATTCCTACGACTGGTAATTATAGAATAGAGTGCTGGGGTGCCGATGGTGGAGATGTAACTGCAGGACCTGGCGGTGGTGGCAAAGGTGGTTATTCAACGGGAGAGTTCAACGTAACAACCCCTGGAATTGTACTAAATATCTTGGTGGGCGGTAAAGGTGGTTCAGCCAGCGGAACCGGAAGCCCTGCTGGGGCAGGCGGCTGGAACGGCGGCGGCGGCGGCGGTACTATCGGGAGATCAGGAGGCGGTGGTGGTGGTGGTACAGATGTTCGCTTGGGTGGACTATCAGCCTCAAATAGAATCATAGTTGCCGGTGGTGGTGGTGGTGCTGCATACTATAGTTTATTGGCAGCAGGAGGTAATGGCGGTGGTGTAATTGCACAGAATGGAGATGTTATTAGCAGCGGTAATGTTGTTACCACTGGTGGTGGTGGCGCAGGCGCAAATGGTGGTTCTCCGGGTTTATCTTCTACTGGTTATATTCCTACAAATGGTACGGCTACTGGCGGTGGAGGTGGCGGGAATAGTCCAGGTGTCGGAGTTGGGCAACCAGGTGTTGGTGGTGGAGCAGGTGGAGCAGGCGGAGCAGGTGGAAGCGGTTCTACAGGTAGTTCTGCTGGTGGTGGTGGCGGCTTTGCAGGCGGAGCTGGTGGAACGCAAACTGGTAATATGGGTTCAGCTGGTGGCGGCGGTTCAGGCTTCATTGGTGGTGTAAGTAATGGTACAACAGTTGCCTTGGGTCAAACTGGTTTTGTTCCCAATCCCGATCTTATAGGAAACGGCAAGGTTATTATAACTAGGTTATGTAACATTTCCATTTTTCCTTCTCAAAATCCTATGTGTATTGGTAACACGATCACTTTAACTTCAGATGCTTTAAGCGGTATTACCTGGTTTTCAGGATCAAACGCTCCTTCAATAAACGTTAATCCAACGGTAACTACAACTTACTCTATGGTAGGTACGAGTACTGTTATAATAAGTACAGGTACCATTAATTGCATTGCCAAAAGTTTTATTACGGTAACAGTTAACCCTTTGCCTGTGCTCAGCATCGTCGCATTTCCAACAGTGGCCTGTTCTGGCGGAACATCCTCTTTAACTGGTCTTGGAGCGTCTTCGCCGACTTCGTATTCATGGAGCAACGGCATGAATGGTGTACAGACAGCTACGGTTATCCCAACTGGAAATACCACTTATACCCTCACAGGTGTCAATAATTTCGGATGTACAAACACGCAAACTATAGAGCTGGTGGTTAATACCAATATATTAACTGTTAATCAGAGTACTACAGCAATTTGTTCTGGACAATCGGCTAACATTACAGCCAACGGCGCTGTTACCTATACCTGGAGTAACGGTTTGATGTTTCAAACCATTCCTGTAACACCAACCATAACAACTATCTACACAGTTATAGCAACAGATCTGAATAATTGTAGTATCAGCAATTCGTTAACACTCACAGTATTTAATAACCCTACAGTGTCGATCACATCAGATAAAACTGACTTATGCAAAGGCGAATCGATCACGCTCACAGGTGCAGGAGCAACCAGTTATTCCTGGAGTACCAATGTTCAAACACCATCGGTTGTATATACTTTACCTTCAGATATCACTTATTATTATTCGGTGATAGGTACTGGTGCTAACGGTTGTTCGAGTATGGCGAGTTTTTCAATTGCGGCATCAAAATGCGCAGGCATCAATGAAACAGCTAATTTTAACTCAGTAGTTGGAATTTATCCTAACCCGGGCAATGGCCAGTTTAATATCTCTACCTCACAAGTAACAGATTATTTAAATTTGAAAGTTTATAACGCTTTGGGTATGCTCGTAAAAAGCCAGCAGATCTTATCGACTGAAAGTAAACTTGATCTTGTAAATGAAACCAACGGGATTTATTTCGTTAATATTTGCGATCAGAATAACGTTATTAAAATGATCAAAATAGTTAAACAGTAA
- a CDS encoding PKD domain-containing protein yields the protein MEKVNIMRNFWYILILATVLFFSCRKKDFVENITAKESDFYFSGTIDGKSVSLRAGINNYYMYSSYSQTPSGLYYFTANLKPIECADCKTSLQITINDFKYSSPNEETKIDSSILPKSYPILGTPYYSVKYKSLFNQIADSYLWNFGDNKTSNEANPIHVYESAGNYSVSLKINSTNNCQQYISNIEKISYPMNSTYISSVNNGANDFSFSSSLTGSSTNNYLWTFGDGDNSTDPNPSHNYKISGTYPVLLRTISTQHDTIYAKYNIATQTNPMPCLTNYKIESITQITNPHPFSNVTINWMDENGDVFTSNNMLQSSTSNFKIISVENYDTNEKGEKTKKIKANFTCEVYNGTRVKMINNAEAILCVSYR from the coding sequence ATGGAAAAAGTAAATATTATGAGAAATTTTTGGTACATCTTAATTTTAGCAACTGTGCTTTTCTTTTCTTGCCGTAAGAAAGATTTTGTAGAAAACATTACGGCTAAAGAAAGTGATTTTTACTTTAGCGGCACTATTGACGGCAAATCAGTTTCTTTAAGAGCTGGAATAAATAATTACTACATGTATTCTTCGTATTCACAAACACCTTCAGGCCTTTACTATTTTACTGCTAACCTAAAGCCAATTGAATGCGCAGACTGCAAAACCAGTTTACAGATCACAATCAATGATTTCAAATATTCTTCGCCTAATGAGGAAACAAAAATTGATTCCTCAATATTACCTAAGTCGTACCCTATTTTAGGGACTCCTTATTACTCGGTAAAATATAAAAGTTTGTTTAATCAAATTGCCGATTCTTACCTCTGGAATTTTGGAGACAATAAAACTTCTAATGAAGCTAACCCTATACATGTTTATGAATCTGCTGGAAATTACAGCGTAAGTTTAAAAATAAACTCTACTAACAACTGCCAACAATATATTTCTAACATTGAAAAAATAAGTTATCCCATGAACAGTACTTATATTTCTTCGGTGAACAATGGTGCAAATGATTTTAGTTTTAGCTCTTCTCTGACAGGTTCATCCACTAACAATTATTTATGGACTTTTGGAGATGGTGACAATTCTACTGACCCTAATCCCTCGCATAATTATAAAATATCTGGCACTTACCCTGTATTGCTGCGTACTATAAGTACTCAACACGATACGATATATGCAAAGTATAACATAGCTACCCAAACAAACCCTATGCCTTGTTTAACTAATTACAAAATAGAATCTATTACACAAATTACAAATCCTCACCCTTTTTCTAATGTTACGATTAACTGGATGGATGAAAATGGTGATGTATTTACATCTAATAATATGTTGCAATCTTCCACAAGCAATTTTAAAATTATTTCAGTAGAAAATTATGATACAAATGAAAAAGGTGAGAAAACAAAAAAGATCAAAGCTAATTTTACCTGCGAGGTATATAATGGCACTCGTGTGAAAATGATTAACAATGCAGAAGCCATTTTATGTGTGTCTTATCGTTAA